TGCCGTCGACTTCACGCCGCAGCGCGTGCCGGAAGGCACCAACCATGCCGTGGTGCAGAATTACATGGCCCACCATTCCGGCATGTCGATCGCCGCCGTCGCCGACGCCATCTTCGAAGGCCGCCTGCGCGATCGCTTCCACAGCGATCCGGTGATTGAATCGGCTGAACTGCTGCTGCAGGAGAGGGCGCCGCGCGATATCCCGACGGCGACCGTGCGCACCGAGGCGGACGAGCGCGCCAAGGACGAGACCGAAACCGAGAGCCCCGACACCCGCATCGTGCTCGATCCCTTGCGGGCATTGCGTTCCACCAATGTGATGTCGAACGGCCGCTATTCGGTGATGGTCACCGCGACCGGCTCCGGCTACAGCCATTGGGGCGATCTTTCCGTCACCCGATGGCAACCCGACCCGGTCGAGGATCGGCTTGGCTCCTATATCTTCTTGCGTGATGCAGCCACAGGCGATTGGTGGTCGGCGACGTCAGAGCCCAAGCGTGCGACCGAGGAAAGAACGCAGACCCTGTTTTCCGACGACAAGGCGAGCTTCGTCAAAACGGTCGGCACGCTGCGCTCCGAGGTTGAATGCATCGTCATCTCCGAAGGCAATGGCGAAGGCCGGCGCGTCACAATTTTCAACGAGGGCCCCGCTGACCGTCATATCGAGGTGACCTCCTTTGCCGAGCTGGTGCTGGGTTCGGAGGCCTCCGACAACGCGCATCCGGCCTTCTCGAAGATGTTCGTGGAGACGGAAATCGCCGCCAACAATGGCGCGATCTTCGCCACGCGCCGCAAGCGTGAAACCAGTGAGCCCGATGTCACCCTGGTGCATTTCGTCACCGATCCCTCGGGGCCGGCGCGCGATGCCGAGGCCGAGACCGACAGGCGCGCTTTCATCGGCCGAGGCCGCACCATCGTCGATGCAGCCGCCTTCGATCCAGGCGCCAGGCTCGGCGGCCATTCCGGTTTCACACTCGATCCCATCGCTTCGCTGCGCCGCCAGGTGCGCGTGCCCGCCAACAAGAAGATCTCGCTGACCTTCTGGACCGTGGTCGGTGCCAACCGCGCCGAACTGGTGGAAGCCATCAACCGGCTCGACCACCAGGAGAGCTTTGCCCGCCAGGCCATGCTCGCCTGGACGCGCAGCCAGGTACAGACCCGCCATATGGGCCTCAGCCTGACCGATGCCGCCAACGTGCAGAAACTGGCGCGTTATCTGATCTATCCGGATTCATTCCTGCGCCTGCCGGCCGAATCCATCGCCTCCGGCCTCGGCAAGCAGTCAAGCCTGTGGCCGACCAGCATTTCGGGCGATTTCCCGATCTTCCTGGTCAGGATCGGCGATGTGGCCGACCTGGAGATCGTTGCCCAGGCGCTGCGCTTCCAGGAATATATGCGCACCCGTGGCATGATGATCGACTTCGTCGTCGTCAACGAGCAGGCCTCGTCTTACGTCCAGGATCTGCAGCGTGCGGTCGAGACGCTGTGCGAAAACAGCCGTTTGCGCGGCAAGGAGCTTGGGCCGAGACAACACATCTTCGCGGTGCGCCGCGATCTGATGGAAGAAACCACCTACAAGACGCTGCTCGCCGTTGCCCGGGTGGTGCTGCATACGCGCAACGGCACCATCTTCGATCAGATCGAGCGGGCCGAGGCGGCGGCCCTGCAGGCGCGCGACGGACTGGTGCCGCCCGGATTGTCGGCTCCGCGCGAAATTCAGGCGACGGCCCCGATCGCGTATGCACATGCCTCGCAGGCCGTGGCGGTTGCCAGCACCGATGGCTCCGGCCTCAGCCAGTGGAATGGTTTCGGCGGTTTCGACGGCGACGGGCGGCACTATGTGGTGCGGCTGACTGGCCGGCGCACCACACCGCAGCCCTGGATCAATGTCGTCTCCAACGCTTCTTTCGGCTTCCACACTTCGGCCGAGGGGGCTGCCTTCACCTGGAGCCGCAACAGCCGCGACTACCAGTTGACGCCGTGGTCTAATGATCCGGTTTCCAATCGGCCGGGCGAGGGCATCTATATCTATGATCAGGCCAGCGGCCGGGCGTTCTCGCCGTTAGCCGCGGTGGTGCGCGATCCCTCAGTGGCCTACGAAGCCTGGCACGGCCAGGGTTTCTCGACCTTCCGCGCCAAGCGTGGGGCCTTGTCGATGGACCTGACCCATGTCGTCGATCCGGTCGATCCGGTGAAGATCACACGGCTGCGCATCCAGAATTCTGGCTCGGTACCGGCGCGGCTGCGCGTCTATGCCTATGCCGAATGGGTGCTTGGCGGGCATCGGTCCCGCACCGCGGCAACCACCGTCCCGTCCCGCGACGGGGCGACCGGCGCGTTGCTGGCGCAAAACCCCTACGGGCTCGATTTCAGCGAGCGGGTGGCTTTCCTTGCCGCCGATGCCGGCGTCCACTCGGTGACGGCCGACCGCTCGGAGTTCCTCGGCCGGCATGGTTCCAGCGAACTGCCGCAGGCGGTGCTGAGTGGTGCGGCGCTGTCGGGCCGCGTCGAGGCCGGAGACGATCCTTGCGCGGCGATTGCCCGCGACATCGAAATCCCCGCCGGCGGCGACGTCACGCTGCTCTGGCTGCTCGGCGATGCCGAGTCCTCGGCTCATGCGAGTGCTCTGGTGCAGAAGCATCGGGGCAAGGATTTCGATCAGCGCCTGGCCGACAATGAGCGCGAGTGGCGCGGCTTCCTCGACACCATCCAGGTCGAGACGCCGGATAAGGCGCTCGATGCCATGGTCAATCACTGGCTGCCCTATCAAAGCCTTGCCTGCCGCATCCGGGCCCGCTCGGCCTTTTACCAGGCAAGCGGCGCCTTTGGCTTCCGCGACCAGTTGCAGGACACGCTGGCACTGCTGGCGCATGATCCGACGCTGGCACGCGACCAGATCCTCAACGCCGCACGGCGGCAATTCCCGGAAGGCGACGTGCAGCATTGGTGGCTGCCGCGCACCGGAGCCGGCGTGCGCACCATGATCTCCGACGACGTGGTCTGGCTGGCCCACGCCACGGCGCGCTACCTCTCGGTGACCGGCGACGCCGGCATCCTGAAGGAGCAATTGCCTTTCATCGATGGGCAGGCGCTGGGCGAGGGCGAGCACGACGCGTTCTTCACCCCGGAAATATGGAAAAAGACGGTGTCGCTTTACGACCATTGCGCGCGTGCGCTCGACCTGGCCATCAAGCGCAGCAGTCCCGCCGGTCTGCCGCTGATCCTTGGCGGCGACTGGAACGACGGCATGAACCGTGTCGGCGAGCACGGCAAGGGCGAGAGCGTGTGGCTGGGCTGGTTCCTGCTGAAGACGCTGGGCGACTTCGCCGCCGTCGCCAAGAGCGAAGGCGACAGCAAGCGCGCCCAGGCCTGGGCCAAGCATGCCGAGGTCCTGAAGCGGGCTCTTGAAAGCACCGCATGGGACGGCGAATGGTACCGGCGCGGCAGTTTCGATGACGGCACGCCGCTGGGTTCCCGCACGTCGCAGGAGTGCAAGATCGACTCCATCGCCCAGTCCTGGAGCGTGCTTTCGGGCGAGGGCGACCCGGCGCGATCGACAACTGCGATGCAGCAGGCGACGAACCTGCTCGTCGACGACCAGCTCAAGATCGTCAAACTGTTCACGCCGCCTTTTTCGAAGACGGACAAGGACCCCGGCTACATCAAGAGCTATCCGCCCGGCGTGCGCGAGAATGGCGGCCAGTACACCCACGCCGCTACCTGGTTCGTCATCGCCCTCGCGGAGATGGGACTGACCGACGAAGCTTATCGCTGCTTCTCGATGCTGAACCCGGTCAACCACGCATTCGACGAGGTTTCGGCCGAGCACTACCGCGTTGAACCCTATGTGGTCGCGGCCGATATCTATGCCGGAGATGGCAGTGCAGTCGGTAACAAGGGCGGGCGTGGCGGCTGGACTTGGTACACAGGCTCGGCCGGCTGGCTATACCGCGCTGCGGTCGAAGGCATCCTCGGTATCGAGCGGCGCGGAAAGCAGATCACGTTCCGGCCCAAACTGCCCAGCCATTGGGATGGCTATGAAGCCTCGCTCAAGATGCTGGGCGCCGAGATCAAGGTTCACGTCGTTCGCGATAAAAAGACCAAGATGATCTCGCTTGAAGTCGATGGCGCGAAAACAAAGTCGGCATCTTTCGAGCCCAAAGCCGGTGGTAAAATCGACGTCATCGTCAAGATACCGGCATAAATCAACAGCTTAGATCAAAAGATCGCGCGTCCCCCGGGGCGCGCGAAACCGCTTCCTGTTTACTTGCGTCCGATCTGTGACGGTGTCCGTTAAACACGCCCGATCCGACTGCGCAGGCCTGTTGTGCTCAAAAATGTGGCAGTGCTCGTCTATTGCCATGATTTTGCCGCAAGGCTGACATTTCACCTTTTATCTCAAACTGTTAGGTGATCACGTCAGATTTCGTATCGTCGTCATCTTTTGTTCGCTAAATGGGAACGGAAGCGATAGACGAGCATTGTTTTGCGACGCGTCAACCGTTACGTGTCGGGAAATGGTGCAGTGCACAATATTGGTATTGGGCACAATAGAGAGTTGGCGGAGTAGCTGAAGTGTCACTTCTGCAGATCTATTGGAGAGCGCTGGGGTATCTGGCCGCCGACAAGAAGCGCGTCGCGCTGATTTGTTCGGCCAACGTGGCCCTTGCCGCTGTCGCCATTCTCGAGCCGATCCTGTTTGGCCGGGTGATCGACGCAATCTCCGCGCATGGCTCGGTATTCTCCACGCTTGCCGTGTGGGCCGCCTTGGGCGCCTTCAACGTGGTCGCCTTCGTTCTGGTGGCACGCGGCGCGGACCGCTTTGCCCACGCCCGGCGCAGCCAGGTTCTGTGCGAATCGTTCGAGCGTGTCATCACCATGCCGCTCGCCTGGCATCACCAGCGCGGCACTTCCAACGCCCTGCACACGCTGCTGCGTGCCGTCGAGACGCTGTTCAGCCTTTGGCTCGAATTCATGCGCCAGCATTTGTCCACGGCTGTTGCCCTCGTCCTGCTGGTTCCGACCGCCATCAGCATGGATGTGCGCATGTCAGGGGTACTGCTTGCGCTCGGTGTCCTCTATGTCGGCATAGGCCGCCTGGTCATGAAGCGCACCAAGGAAGGCCAGGCCGCTGTTGAGCGCCACTACCACAAGGTGTTCGCTCACGTGACGGACTCCGTGAGCAACGTCGCCGTTCTCCAGAGCTACAACCGTCTTGGCCATGAGGCCGAGACGCTGCGCCGCTACGTCAAGAACCTGCTCGATGCGCAGAACCCTGTGCTCGACTGGTGGGCCATTGCGAACGCGCTCAATCGCCTGTCATCGACAATCTCGATGATGGTGGTGCTCCTGATCGGCGCCTATCTGGTCACCCATGGCCAGCTGCGCGTCGGCGATGTCATCGCCTTTACCGGTTTCGCCACGTTGCTGATCTCGCGGCTCGACCAGATGTCGGCTTTCGCCAACCAGATCTCGGAGGCTCGCGCCAAGCTCGAGGACTTCTACAAGCTCGAGGACTCGGCAGCCGATGCCGCCGAGCCGGATGGCCTGCGCGACCTCACCAACGTCACCGGCCATGTCCGCTTCGAGGATGTGAGCTTCGAATTCGCCAATTCGGGGCAGGGCGTCAGTGATGTGTCCTTCGAGGTTCAGGCTGGCCAGACGGTTGCCATCGTCGGACCGACGGGTGCGGGCAAGACCACGCTCATCAACCTGCTGCAGCGCGTCTTCTCGCCGTCCGGTGGCCGTATCTTGATAGACGGCATCGATACCCGCACGGTGACCCGCAAGTCGCTGCGCCATTCGATCGCCACCGTGTTCCAGGATGCCGGGCTTCTCAACCGCTCGATCGAGGACAATATCCGCGTCGGCCGTGCCGACGCCACCAATGACGAGATCCATGCGGCCGCCGACGCGGCCGCGGCCCAGGACTTCATCCTGGCCAAGAGCAATGGCTATGACACGGTGGTCGGCGAGCGCGGCGGCCAGCTCTCGGGTGGCGAGCGCCAGCGCATCGCCATTGCCCGTGCCGTGCTGAAGGATGCCCCGATCCTGGTGCTCGACGAGGCAACCAGCGCGCTCGATGTCGAGACCGAGGACCGCGTCAAGGAAGCGATCGACGAGCTGCGGCGAGACCGCACCACCTTCATCATCGCCCATCGCCTGACCACCGTTCGCGACGCCGATCTGGTCGTGTTCATGGACAAGGGCAGGGTGGTCGAAATGGGCGGCTTTGCCGAACTGTCGCTGCGCAACGGCCGCTTCGCCAGCCTGCTGCGTGCCGGCGGCCTGCTCAACGACGAGGAAGTCCGCCGCCTCAGCCGCTCCGTGCAGGGCGAGGCCGCCTGAGCAGATGATGGTTCTTCCTTCTCCCCTTGTTGGGGAGAAGGCGTTGCCGAAGGCGACGGCTGAGGGGGGCTCCAGCTGGCGGAACCCAAGTCCGCATAGAATTTTCCATCGCCTTATTCCTTCCAGCACCCCTCATCCATCTCGGCGCTGCGCGCCGATCCCGGGAAAAGGCAAGGCCTGCGACACCGCCGCTCGATTGCCCCAAACGCGACGGCGGTCTATGTAAGGCGGCATGAGTGACACCACTTCACGCCTGAGCGGCTGGACCGATCTTGCCAATCCGACGCGGTTCGTCGCGTTGGTAGACAGGCTTGTGCCATGGCTGGCGGCGATCGCCGCAGTTATCTTGGCCGTCGGGCTCTATATGAGCTTCACGGCGCCGGAAGACTTCCAGCAAGGCATCACAGTGCGCATCATGTACATCCATGTGCCTTTCGCCTGGCTCGCCATGATGTGCTACACGCTGATGGCGGTCTCGGCGCTGGGCACACTGGTCTGGCGCCATCCGCTGGCCGATGTCGCGCTGAAATCGGCCGCACCCATCGGCGCCGTCTTCACCGCGCTGGCGCTGATCACCGGCTCGATCTGGGGCAAGCCGATGTGGGGCACCTGGTGGGTGTGGGACGCCCGCCTGACGTCGGTCTTCGTGCTGTTTTTGATGTATCTCGGCATTATCGCGCTGACCCGCGCGCTCGACGATGCCGGACGCGCCGCCTGGGCCGCCGCCATTATCACGCTGGTTGGTTTCATCAACATCCCGATCATCAAATTCTCGGTCGACTGGTGGAACACGCTGCATCAGCCAGCCTCGGTGTTCCGCATGGGTGGCTCTACCATCGATTCCTCTCTGCTGTGGCCGCTGCTGGCGATGGCACTCGGCTTCACCGTGCTGTTCTTCGCGCTGCACCTGATGGCGATGCGCACCGAAATCCGCCGCCGTCGGATCATCGCCATGCGGCGGGTGGCGGCGCGGCAGGTCAACTGACGCACGCCGAGTCTCTTCCCGGCGCCAGCGTTGTGATGAATTCCGCGACCCGCCAAGTCGCTCTGCATCTCACCCCATCAGCCCGCGCGCCGCCACCGGCAGCGTTTCCAGCACTTTCTCGCCGTCGATCAGGTTGATCTCGTTGAAGAGGTTGGTGACGACGCAGCAATGATCGGGCACGACACGCACGCGCTCGCCGATGCGCAGCTTGGCCTCGCTCGACAGGGTGACCGCGCCATGCTCCTCGCTGAGGCCCGTCACCCGCGCCCCCGGGACACCCATCAACTCGCCGAAATCGGGCAGCCCCAGCGTGTCGCTGGACAGCGCCTTGCTGCCGCTATCCAGAATGGCGCGGCTCGGCGTCGGATGGCTGACCACGGTCGACAGCACCGTGAGCGCGCAATCGTCCAAGGTGCCGACGCCTTTGGCGACCTGATAGCGGTCGAGATAGATGTAGGTGCCGGGCCGGTATTCGGTGACGACGGATGCGGCAGCGGAGCGCCACATATCCGGCGTGCCACCGCTCGAAACGCGCTCGCAGGCGAGACCCGAAGCGGCCAGCACCCGCTTGGCGTCGGCAAGCCAGGCTTCGGCTTCCGCTGCCCGGCCGGCGGCCGGATAGGTCATCAGCCCGCCGAAGGCGAGGCCGCCGGCCTTGTCGATCAGCCTCGCCAGCGCAACCGCTTCATCGGCCGTCTGCACGCCGCAGCGGCCCATGCCGGTATCGCATTCGACCAGCACCGGCAGCGGGTGGCCGGCATCGGTGAAAGTCGCCGCGAGTCCCTCCAGCGTATCCATGCTGTCCGCCGTCACCGACAGCGTTACGCGACCGTGCAGCGCCTTCAGCCGCTCCAGCTTGGCGCGGCCGAGAATGTTGTAGGGGAGAAAAATGTCGGTGAGACCGGCATCGGCCATCACCTCGGCCTCGCCGATCTTCTGGCAGGTGATGCCGACGGCCCCCGCCGCCACCTGTTTCTTCGCCCAATAGGGCAGCTTGTGGGTCTTGATGTGCGGCCTGAGCTTCAACCCGTTCTTCTCGGCATGGGCTTGCGCGCGGGCAATGTTGGCTTCGGCGCGTGCGGCGTCGATCAGGATCGACGGCGTATCGAGGTCGTGGATCGTCGGCATCGGCTATCCCTGTGAAAATTCACAGGGGTTATGAGCCTGAAAGCACGCTGTGTCACGCGGCCAGCCGACCGGATCGGTAGGCCATCCGTTCACGGTGCAAGGCAGGGCAGGCGGCTGGGTGGATCGACACCGAACCCGCGTTCGGCTATGCGGTTTGCCAGACAGTCGACGCCAAGGGGTCACGATCATGAAACGCTCCGCCATCAACGAAATCATCCGCGAAGCCGACGCTTTCATACGCTCGTTCGGCTACATCATGCCGCCCTTCGCCTACTGGTCGCCGGAGGAAATGAAGGCGCGCCAAGTTGACTCCTCCGCCATCCACACCTCGCGGCTGGGCTGGGACATCACCGACTATGGCCAGGAGAAATTCAAGGAACTCGGCCTGTTCCTGTTCACCGTCCGCAACGGCCGTTACGAGGATATGAAGAAGGGCATGGGTATGCTTTATGCCGAGAAGATCATGATCTCGCGCAAGGACCAGCTGTCGCCCATGCACCGCCACAACATCAAGGCCGAGGACATCATCAATCGTGGCGGCGGCAAGCTGGTGCTGGAACTGTTCATGCACGATCGTGACGGTGGCATCGACCCCAAGGCCGAAGTATCGGTACCCGTCGACGGAACCATCCACCGGCTTCCGGCGGGCGGACTGTTGAAACTCGACCCGGGCCAGAGCGTCACGCTGCTGCCGGGCGTCTGGCACGCCTTCTGGGCCGAAGGCAAGGACGTGCTGATCGGCGAGGTCTCCACCGTCAACGACGATCTCACCGACAATGTCTTCCGCGAGCCGATCGGCCGCTTCTCCAATATCGAAGAGGACGTCGCTCCCCTGCATCTGCTGGTGGCCGACTATGAGAAGTGGCTGAGATAAGGCAGGGCCGGCAGCGGCCGCCTCCCGGCAGCTTTAATGGCAGCAACCTGCGGCAGCCTCATCAAAATGGATGGCGACTCTCGTCCGCGTCTGTGGTGGTATCCGGCCCAGGTGGGGAGCGGGGACCCGGAGCAAAAAGGTGGTCCCATCCCCGTAAGTGGGCCAACACCCTCATTGATCTGGCCTCTCTATGGGCTCTGACCGAGGAGAGTCGAGAATGCTGTATCCTGCCGAGAGGAACAAAAAGCCGCCTTGTAGCCAACCAGCCGACGATGAGCGCCAGGCGCGGCTCGAGAAAACAGCCAGGCTCAAGCGGCTTCGGTCGTACGCTTCCTGGCTCACGCCTGACCCACACGCCCCACTTCATGATGAGATAGACTGCTCTGCGGTAATTGAGGAAAGCAGGTCAGTGAGCCTGGCCTGATCGGCAGAGTGAAGCAGCTGGCCGGCGAGGCGCCTACGGTAGACTCAAAGACAGCAGCTTGCCGCCGATTGCACGCTTGTCCGGCATAGGCATGACGAACTGATCGGCACGTCGGTCATGGCCATCGCCGTGGCGAGCTTTGCCTGCAGTGCCGGCAGCTCGTCGCTCTCGCCGCGCCGTTTCAGGCACTCCACCAGACCGTGCAGCGCCCAGACATTGTTCGGGTGCTGCGCGCAGCGCTGCACCTTGTCGCTCAAGCCCAGATCGTCGCGATAGATCTGTTCGGCCTCCTGCGCGTAGCCCTGGTCGAGAAGCAGCGCCGCCAGCGCATGGCGCGGCGGGTGCATCCACGCCCACGGCTCGGTGTAGGACAGATTGTCGTCGAGCTCGACCGCTTGCCGCAGATGCCTATAGGCCTCCTCATGCCGGCCCCGATGATAGGCAAGCTCGCCATCAAGCAACGCAGCGCCCACGGCGAGCGAGGCGCGGGTCGGGTTGCTGAGGAAACGCCGCTCGACTGGAATGCGCGCCATATGCTGGTGGAATCGGTCGCGCTCACGCTCGGCCTCAGCGAAGTTTTTCAACGTCGCATGCGCGACGCCCTTGGCATAATGCTGCATGGCGGCCGTGAGCACGTGGAGGCCGGGCTCCGCGGTGATCGGCTCGTCCACGATCTCCCGCCAGCGGCCGAAGCGCACCTGCACATGCGATTTCATCGCATGATAGCCTTCCACCGTCTGGGTGAGCTTTGGCCGATCGGGCAGGCTGACCACATCGCGCGTCACCAGGCTGCGCACCTTGTCGGCGGCCCACAGCGCCGGCCGGTACTGGCCGAGGAACATGCAGGTGAACATCATCAGATGCAGATCGTGGCAGCAGCCGAGCAGGTAGTAGGTCGGCTCATCCGCATAGGCGAGATAGAGGTCGTTGGCGCGGACAGCCTTTTCGCTGGCCAACTTCGCCTTTTCGTATTCTCCGCACAGCACATAGATATGCCCCGGCATGTGGTTCATGTGCCCCGCATCGGGGCAAATTTCGCCCAGCAGATCGGCCGAGCGCATGCCGCGTTCCGGCATGGTGGACATTTCCAGGAGATGGATGTGCAGATGCAGGATCGCCGGATGCTGGGTCGTCCGGCCTTCGTCGGCGAGCCGGATTGACCGCTCGCAGACCTCCAGCGCCTCGACGACATCGGAATTCGGCGCCGGCGCGCCGGTCTTGAGGTTCCATAGGCGCCGGACGGTGCGCATCATCAGCGCCTCGACCAGCAGCGCCATCACATCATGGTCGTCGGGAAAATCCTGGTAGACCCGCCGCATCGCGGCGGCATAGGCATCATCCCACTTTTCGAATTCCTGCGGGCTCACCCGCTGCGGCTTCTGGAAGCGACAGGCCAGCGCTTCGATCAACCGCTTTTCGATGTCGCTGGCGCCAGCCGCGTTGGCGCGCGCCAACTGGACATGCTCGAAGCAACGCTTCGTCGCATTGTTCGCCTCGGCCTCGCCATGCTCCTTCCAGGCCAGATTGTAGAAGGGCCCGGCGGCATAGGCGATGCCCCAATGAACAAAAGCGCAGTCCGGATCCGTCTCCAGCCCCTTCTCGAAACACTTGATGCCTTCCTCATGGTTGAAACCGTAGCACCAGTTCAGCCCGATATCGAACCAGCGCTGGGTTTCGGCGGAGCGGGTGGAGATGGGGCGGCGGTAGGTGCCGAGGTCGAAGCGGTCCATGGGGTCTCGTTAGTTCTTGTTGGCAGGCAGCCAAGTTCCGGACAGATTTCGTCACCAACAATGTGTGCCGAAATCTCCAGGCATGGCAAACGCTCAGAGTACAATCGCCACTGTTTGAGAGGTACGGCTGTAGGCGCGGGCGGCTTTTTTAAAAATGGAGGTCTGAGTGGGAATTGAACCCACTACGTCGGTTTTGCAGACCGATGCGTCACCGTCCCGCCCTCAGACCATGTTGCTCTTATGACCACCCCATAAACACTCGTCAACTTTGCTGAAGGGCGCAACAGGCATTTGGCCCAGAATGTCCGCCTTCGTCGGACCTGTCGCTCATCTTGTGCAAGGCGTCCTGCTGCTTGTCCACGGCCATTCTGTGTAGAGGGTGCGGGCCGCGATAGTGAGGCAGAATGAAGATTGAGCCACCCTTTGGAAACAGCCTCAGTATCTAGCTTCCTAGAA
The genomic region above belongs to Mesorhizobium sp. B4-1-4 and contains:
- a CDS encoding D-TA family PLP-dependent enzyme, whose amino-acid sequence is MPTIHDLDTPSILIDAARAEANIARAQAHAEKNGLKLRPHIKTHKLPYWAKKQVAAGAVGITCQKIGEAEVMADAGLTDIFLPYNILGRAKLERLKALHGRVTLSVTADSMDTLEGLAATFTDAGHPLPVLVECDTGMGRCGVQTADEAVALARLIDKAGGLAFGGLMTYPAAGRAAEAEAWLADAKRVLAASGLACERVSSGGTPDMWRSAAASVVTEYRPGTYIYLDRYQVAKGVGTLDDCALTVLSTVVSHPTPSRAILDSGSKALSSDTLGLPDFGELMGVPGARVTGLSEEHGAVTLSSEAKLRIGERVRVVPDHCCVVTNLFNEINLIDGEKVLETLPVAARGLMG
- a CDS encoding glucan ABC transporter ATP-binding protein/ permease, translated to MSLLQIYWRALGYLAADKKRVALICSANVALAAVAILEPILFGRVIDAISAHGSVFSTLAVWAALGAFNVVAFVLVARGADRFAHARRSQVLCESFERVITMPLAWHHQRGTSNALHTLLRAVETLFSLWLEFMRQHLSTAVALVLLVPTAISMDVRMSGVLLALGVLYVGIGRLVMKRTKEGQAAVERHYHKVFAHVTDSVSNVAVLQSYNRLGHEAETLRRYVKNLLDAQNPVLDWWAIANALNRLSSTISMMVVLLIGAYLVTHGQLRVGDVIAFTGFATLLISRLDQMSAFANQISEARAKLEDFYKLEDSAADAAEPDGLRDLTNVTGHVRFEDVSFEFANSGQGVSDVSFEVQAGQTVAIVGPTGAGKTTLINLLQRVFSPSGGRILIDGIDTRTVTRKSLRHSIATVFQDAGLLNRSIEDNIRVGRADATNDEIHAAADAAAAQDFILAKSNGYDTVVGERGGQLSGGERQRIAIARAVLKDAPILVLDEATSALDVETEDRVKEAIDELRRDRTTFIIAHRLTTVRDADLVVFMDKGRVVEMGGFAELSLRNGRFASLLRAGGLLNDEEVRRLSRSVQGEAA
- a CDS encoding heme ABC transporter permease; translated protein: MSDTTSRLSGWTDLANPTRFVALVDRLVPWLAAIAAVILAVGLYMSFTAPEDFQQGITVRIMYIHVPFAWLAMMCYTLMAVSALGTLVWRHPLADVALKSAAPIGAVFTALALITGSIWGKPMWGTWWVWDARLTSVFVLFLMYLGIIALTRALDDAGRAAWAAAIITLVGFINIPIIKFSVDWWNTLHQPASVFRMGGSTIDSSLLWPLLAMALGFTVLFFALHLMAMRTEIRRRRIIAMRRVAARQVN
- a CDS encoding D-lyxose/D-mannose family sugar isomerase; translated protein: MKRSAINEIIREADAFIRSFGYIMPPFAYWSPEEMKARQVDSSAIHTSRLGWDITDYGQEKFKELGLFLFTVRNGRYEDMKKGMGMLYAEKIMISRKDQLSPMHRHNIKAEDIINRGGGKLVLELFMHDRDGGIDPKAEVSVPVDGTIHRLPAGGLLKLDPGQSVTLLPGVWHAFWAEGKDVLIGEVSTVNDDLTDNVFREPIGRFSNIEEDVAPLHLLVADYEKWLR